One genomic region from Cyanobium usitatum str. Tous encodes:
- the ctpZ gene encoding carboxyl-terminal processing protease CtpZ, with product MLQRLLGPVLALALLAASGASALALSDTQQLVVEAWRLVNQSYVDPGRFETVHWKRLRQKALEQPINSSGDAYDAIESMLTPLGDPYTRLLRPADYATLRSNTQGTVTGVGLQLGLRSNDQAVVVIAPLDGSPAAEALIPSGAEVLRVDGQATEVLGLERTAAALRGPAGSRVLVQLNMQGQSREVELERREVELRPVRSKRLRVGEHTLGYLRITQFSEPVPQDVQEALADLNSKAIEGLILDLRNNSGGLVSAGLAVANDLLNGEPIVETQDRDGLSSPQQANPGMLFDGPMLTLVNGGTASASEILAGALQDNGRSELVGAQTFGKGLIQTLIPLSDSSGLAVTVARYLTPSGRDIQHQGIAPDLVLPEPEPLDPGGEADSWLDAAGRLLASRLEANL from the coding sequence ATGCTGCAGCGTTTGCTTGGCCCCGTGCTGGCCCTAGCCCTGCTGGCAGCCTCCGGCGCCTCGGCCTTGGCCCTCAGCGATACCCAGCAGCTGGTGGTTGAGGCATGGCGCCTAGTGAACCAGAGCTACGTGGATCCAGGACGCTTTGAAACGGTGCATTGGAAGCGGCTGCGCCAAAAAGCGCTCGAGCAACCAATCAACAGCTCAGGCGATGCCTACGACGCCATCGAATCAATGCTCACCCCCCTTGGGGATCCCTACACCCGCCTTTTGCGGCCTGCCGACTACGCCACCCTGCGCTCCAACACTCAGGGCACCGTGACCGGAGTGGGACTGCAGCTGGGCTTGCGCAGCAACGACCAAGCAGTCGTTGTGATCGCCCCACTGGACGGCTCCCCCGCCGCTGAAGCCCTGATACCTAGTGGCGCCGAGGTGCTGCGGGTAGATGGCCAGGCCACTGAGGTTCTGGGGCTGGAACGCACCGCAGCCGCCCTGCGCGGCCCCGCCGGGAGCCGGGTGCTGGTGCAACTCAACATGCAAGGGCAGTCCCGCGAAGTGGAGCTCGAACGGCGAGAGGTGGAGCTGCGTCCGGTGCGCAGCAAGCGTCTGCGGGTGGGAGAGCACACCCTCGGCTACCTGCGTATCACCCAATTTTCTGAACCGGTGCCCCAGGACGTGCAGGAAGCCCTCGCCGATCTCAACAGCAAGGCGATCGAGGGGCTGATTCTTGATCTACGCAACAACTCCGGCGGGCTGGTGAGCGCCGGCTTAGCCGTGGCCAACGACCTACTCAATGGCGAGCCCATCGTGGAAACCCAGGACCGTGATGGACTCAGTTCGCCCCAACAGGCCAACCCCGGCATGCTCTTCGACGGGCCGATGCTCACCCTGGTGAACGGCGGCACAGCTAGTGCCAGCGAAATCCTGGCGGGGGCCCTTCAAGACAATGGCCGCAGTGAGCTGGTGGGAGCTCAAACCTTCGGCAAAGGGCTGATTCAGACCCTGATCCCCCTGAGCGACTCCAGTGGACTGGCCGTAACCGTGGCCCGCTACCTCACCCCCAGCGGCAGGGACATTCAGCACCAGGGAATCGCGCCGGATCTAGTGCTGCCCGAACCCGAACCCCTAGACCCCGGCGGTGAGGCTGACAGCTGGCTTGATGCCGCGGGCCGCTTGCTGGCCAGCCGGCTTGAAGCGAACCTTTGA
- a CDS encoding HD domain-containing protein, which produces MGERTYHDPLHGAIRLDRSDPAEALAIDLIDSAPFQRLRRVRQLGPAFLTFHGAESSRFTHSLGVLHLARLALQQLERHHLELAEHRAVLYAAALLHDVGHAPLSHSGEEMYGLHHEAWSGRLIREHPALRDRLEAHAPGTASAVADLLEHGRHPCPAIKALVSSQLDCDRLDYLVRDSYSTGTTYGRLDLERILAAFTLAPDGQLAITPKGLMAVEHYLVVRNLMYRSVYNHRLNVVCNWLLNQAIATARRLGAKRVWADQVMGRWLWNCDALDLETFLANDDIRTGYHLMRWMEEGPAELQDPCRRLLERRLLKATDVSHCSPAQRLELLAAARQLSEAEGLSAETSCGLQQRQSRGYHPYKGGLRLWDGEHLQALEQRSSLVQSLTVAVELAWLIHPGEVAPKLRQLLGR; this is translated from the coding sequence ATGGGAGAGCGCACTTATCACGATCCGCTGCACGGGGCGATTCGACTCGATCGCAGCGATCCGGCCGAAGCCCTGGCCATCGACCTGATCGATTCCGCCCCCTTCCAGCGCTTGCGTCGAGTGCGTCAATTGGGGCCAGCCTTTCTGACCTTCCATGGAGCCGAGTCCAGCCGCTTCACCCATTCCCTCGGGGTGCTGCACCTAGCCCGCCTGGCTCTGCAACAGCTGGAGCGCCACCACCTTGAACTGGCGGAACATCGAGCCGTGCTCTACGCCGCGGCCCTCCTGCACGATGTGGGCCACGCTCCCCTGAGCCACTCCGGCGAGGAGATGTATGGGCTACACCACGAGGCGTGGTCGGGGCGACTGATCCGGGAGCATCCGGCCTTGCGCGACCGCCTCGAAGCCCACGCCCCCGGCACGGCCAGCGCCGTGGCCGACCTGCTGGAGCACGGCCGCCACCCCTGCCCGGCGATCAAGGCCCTAGTGAGCAGCCAGCTGGACTGCGACCGGCTCGATTACCTGGTCCGCGATAGCTACAGCACCGGCACTACCTACGGCAGGCTGGATCTCGAGCGCATCCTGGCCGCCTTCACCTTGGCTCCCGATGGCCAGCTGGCGATCACCCCCAAAGGGCTGATGGCCGTGGAGCACTACCTGGTGGTGCGCAACCTGATGTATCGCAGCGTCTACAACCACCGGCTCAACGTGGTGTGCAACTGGCTGCTCAACCAGGCCATCGCAACCGCCCGACGCCTGGGAGCAAAGCGAGTTTGGGCCGACCAGGTGATGGGCCGCTGGCTGTGGAACTGCGACGCTCTCGATCTGGAGACATTCCTTGCCAACGACGACATCCGCACCGGGTACCACCTGATGCGCTGGATGGAAGAGGGCCCGGCCGAACTGCAGGATCCCTGCCGCCGCCTGCTGGAGCGGCGGCTGCTCAAGGCCACCGATGTGAGTCACTGCAGCCCCGCCCAGCGACTAGAGCTCCTGGCTGCAGCGCGGCAGCTAAGCGAAGCCGAGGGCCTGAGCGCCGAAACCAGCTGCGGCCTGCAGCAGCGCCAGAGCCGCGGTTATCACCCCTATAAAGGTGGCCTGCGCCTTTGGGATGGCGAGCACCTACAGGCCCTGGAGCAGCGCTCAAGCCTGGTGCAAAGCCTCACTGTTGCGGTCGAGCTGGCCTGGCTGATCCATCCCGGTGAGGTGGCACCTAAGTTGCGCCAATTGCTGGGTCGCTGA
- a CDS encoding septum site-determining protein MinC, whose product MGIGPEMELEPAQGALLVADQSGRGSHRLVLPAYCQTPLPALVQQAIDSGALLGDGPIEGQVLLEAGAWRLGLSQLGELQRTLAGRGLELVMICGSQPHTHVAAAGLGILSQWPNAAAPASPAKPDPDLQVHRGTLRSGDHLETSASVLLLGDVNPGARISAAGHVLVWGRLRGMAHAGCQGDNSARIVALQLRPLQLRIAGAVARGPEGAPPAGFAEEARIVAGAIQIDPAQPIWPLSG is encoded by the coding sequence ATGGGGATAGGGCCGGAAATGGAGTTGGAGCCGGCGCAAGGAGCATTGCTGGTTGCAGACCAATCGGGGCGAGGCAGCCACCGACTAGTGCTGCCCGCCTACTGCCAAACCCCTTTGCCCGCTCTGGTGCAACAAGCAATTGATAGTGGCGCCCTGCTGGGTGATGGGCCAATCGAGGGCCAGGTGCTGCTCGAGGCTGGCGCCTGGCGTCTCGGCCTAAGCCAGCTTGGCGAGCTGCAGCGCACCCTGGCCGGCCGGGGGCTTGAGCTGGTGATGATCTGCGGCAGTCAGCCCCACACCCACGTAGCAGCTGCGGGGCTGGGGATCTTGAGCCAGTGGCCTAATGCGGCCGCTCCAGCGAGCCCCGCCAAACCAGATCCCGACCTGCAAGTGCATCGGGGCACCCTGCGCTCCGGCGACCATCTGGAAACATCGGCCAGCGTGCTGCTGCTTGGGGACGTAAACCCAGGCGCGCGGATTTCAGCCGCAGGCCATGTGCTGGTGTGGGGGCGATTGCGGGGTATGGCCCACGCCGGCTGCCAGGGCGACAACAGCGCCCGCATCGTGGCCCTGCAGCTACGACCGCTGCAGCTGCGGATTGCCGGGGCGGTGGCCCGGGGGCCCGAGGGAGCCCCCCCAGCCGGGTTTGCAGAAGAAGCTCGGATAGTGGCGGGCGCCATCCAAATAGACCCGGCCCAACCGATCTGGCCCCTTAGCGGTTAA
- a CDS encoding phospholipase D-like domain-containing protein yields MTQTQGGLNHLHHQQQLLVMPDDGAVAVVALIDAAQETLRLKQFKLQSETVEHALIRAHQRGVQVRVMLNPHTSGGDRWNDEAYGRLGACGIEVAWTSEALPLTHEKSLVVDSTCVLVATFNLSDKYFTETRDYGVVSYAVPVVEQVIAGFEADWNRSFFHPDLTVGLVWSSVRSRGQMARIVDMALESGVSAGLRADVAPPHFAALVYGSGRCAGWSGCN; encoded by the coding sequence ATGACCCAAACCCAGGGCGGGCTGAACCATCTGCACCATCAGCAGCAGCTGCTGGTGATGCCCGATGACGGCGCAGTGGCTGTGGTGGCCTTGATTGATGCTGCCCAGGAGACACTTCGGCTCAAGCAGTTCAAGTTGCAGTCGGAGACTGTCGAGCATGCCTTGATCCGGGCGCACCAGCGTGGCGTGCAGGTGCGGGTGATGCTCAATCCACACACCTCCGGCGGCGACCGTTGGAATGATGAGGCCTATGGGCGGCTCGGCGCCTGCGGCATTGAGGTGGCCTGGACCAGCGAAGCCCTTCCCTTGACCCACGAGAAGTCGCTGGTGGTGGATTCCACCTGCGTGCTGGTTGCCACCTTCAACCTCAGCGACAAATACTTCACTGAGACCCGTGACTACGGAGTCGTCAGCTACGCGGTGCCTGTTGTAGAGCAGGTGATCGCTGGCTTTGAGGCCGACTGGAACCGCAGCTTTTTCCATCCCGACCTCACTGTGGGGCTGGTGTGGAGCAGCGTTCGTAGCCGCGGCCAAATGGCCAGGATTGTTGATATGGCGCTCGAGAGTGGTGTCAGTGCTGGTTTGCGTGCTGATGTTGCGCCCCCGCATTTCGCCGCTCTGGTTTATGGCAGTGGCCGGTGTGCTGGGTGGTCTGGGTGTAATTAA
- the minD gene encoding septum site-determining protein MinD, which yields MAATSTRYILICSGKGGVGKTTLTANLGIALAKQGARTAVLDADFGLRNLDLLLGLENRIVYTAQEVLAETCRLEQALVKHKQEPNLALLPAGNPRMLEWLQPDDMRKIAAMLGEHFDYVLIDAPAGIEGGFKNAMAAAREAIVVTTPEVSAVRDADRVIGLLNSEGIKPIQLVLNRVRPKMMANQEMLGVSDVTDILALPLLGLVLEDEQVIVSTNRGEPLTLTGNSSPAGRAYFNVARRLQGEEVPLIDPSKERKGLRASIGRLMQTKIF from the coding sequence GTGGCCGCCACGTCTACCCGCTACATCCTGATCTGCTCTGGCAAGGGAGGCGTGGGCAAAACCACCCTCACCGCCAACCTCGGCATTGCTCTTGCCAAGCAAGGGGCTCGCACCGCCGTGCTCGATGCCGACTTCGGCCTACGCAACCTCGACTTGTTGCTCGGCCTAGAAAACCGGATCGTATACACAGCCCAGGAGGTGCTGGCGGAAACCTGTCGGCTCGAGCAAGCATTGGTAAAACATAAGCAGGAGCCAAATCTGGCCTTGCTTCCCGCTGGCAATCCACGGATGCTCGAGTGGCTCCAGCCCGACGACATGCGCAAGATCGCTGCCATGCTGGGAGAGCATTTTGATTACGTATTAATCGATGCACCGGCGGGAATTGAGGGCGGCTTCAAGAACGCCATGGCGGCCGCACGCGAAGCAATCGTGGTCACGACACCAGAGGTTTCGGCCGTGCGCGATGCCGACAGGGTGATTGGCCTGCTCAACAGTGAAGGCATAAAGCCGATCCAGCTTGTGCTGAACCGGGTGCGGCCAAAAATGATGGCAAATCAGGAGATGCTGGGCGTCAGCGATGTCACCGACATCCTGGCCCTGCCCCTACTTGGCCTAGTGCTGGAAGACGAACAGGTGATTGTGAGCACCAACCGCGGTGAGCCCCTCACCCTGACCGGCAATAGTTCACCGGCTGGCCGCGCTTACTTCAATGTGGCTCGCCGCCTGCAGGGTGAAGAGGTGCCACTGATCGATCCGAGCAAAGAGCGCAAAGGGCTGCGGGCCTCGATCGGGCGCCTGATGCAAACCAAGATCTTCTGA
- the minE gene encoding cell division topological specificity factor MinE, translating into MTLLDVINKLLGRHPASANTAKQRLQLVLAHDRSDLNPELLQQMRREILEVVSRYVEIDFEEGDVTLETEDRVTALVANLPIRRAKLPAPAPISEPTLESELSS; encoded by the coding sequence ATGACCTTGCTTGATGTGATTAACAAACTGTTGGGGCGGCATCCCGCCAGTGCCAACACGGCTAAGCAACGACTGCAGTTGGTGCTAGCCCACGACCGCAGCGACCTCAATCCAGAGCTGCTGCAACAAATGCGTCGGGAAATCCTTGAGGTTGTGAGTCGTTATGTGGAAATCGACTTTGAGGAAGGGGATGTGACCCTGGAAACGGAGGACCGAGTAACAGCCCTGGTAGCAAACCTGCCGATTCGGCGAGCCAAGTTGCCAGCTCCCGCTCCTATCTCTGAGCCAACCCTGGAGAGCGAACTCAGTTCCTGA
- a CDS encoding response regulator transcription factor, translating to MPCSNAFEHSELSAAERRVLQQLERGYSNKAIAAALILSRRTVESHISSLLAKTGCQSRTQLLLWALGER from the coding sequence ATGCCCTGTTCAAACGCCTTCGAGCATTCAGAACTCTCCGCCGCAGAGCGGCGTGTGCTCCAGCAACTAGAACGGGGCTACAGCAACAAGGCAATTGCCGCCGCCTTAATTCTCAGCAGGCGTACGGTCGAAAGCCATATATCTAGCCTGCTGGCCAAAACCGGCTGTCAAAGCCGCACCCAGCTGCTGCTCTGGGCACTGGGTGAGCGATAA
- a CDS encoding L-threonylcarbamoyladenylate synthase: MPVPSPALESPDLAARLLEGSAALFPTDTLPALAASPGQANQLWRLKQRSADKPLILMAASSEALFACLGIAPRSEWLEMAAWAWPGAVTLVLPAVGVVAETLNPGGSSLGLRLPASAEAQALLQLSGPLATTSANISGCPAACTAQEAAQQFPGVPLLAPIPWPLGAGQASTVVAWRPEAGWLVLRAGALLPPGI; encoded by the coding sequence ATGCCGGTTCCATCTCCAGCCTTGGAGTCGCCAGATCTGGCGGCACGGCTCCTGGAGGGTTCTGCTGCCCTTTTCCCCACAGATACCTTGCCAGCCCTGGCGGCTTCACCGGGCCAGGCCAACCAGCTTTGGCGCCTGAAACAGCGCTCGGCAGACAAGCCTTTGATCTTGATGGCGGCCAGCTCCGAAGCTTTGTTTGCATGCCTCGGTATAGCGCCGCGCTCCGAGTGGTTGGAGATGGCTGCTTGGGCCTGGCCAGGGGCGGTCACTTTGGTTCTGCCTGCCGTTGGAGTGGTGGCAGAGACTCTCAATCCCGGTGGGTCGAGCCTGGGCCTGCGACTGCCGGCCAGTGCGGAAGCCCAGGCCTTGCTGCAGCTCAGTGGCCCCTTGGCTACAACCAGCGCCAACATTTCAGGCTGTCCGGCCGCCTGCACAGCTCAGGAGGCTGCCCAGCAATTTCCCGGGGTGCCGCTTTTGGCACCGATCCCCTGGCCCCTCGGCGCAGGTCAGGCCAGCACGGTGGTTGCTTGGCGCCCTGAGGCAGGCTGGCTTGTATTGCGAGCCGGTGCTCTACTGCCCCCAGGTATCTAG
- the prmC gene encoding peptide chain release factor N(5)-glutamine methyltransferase has protein sequence MVNGQLDGEQLLAWRRQQLALGGSPGDLDWLLDLAGGLPWRVQQQLRLQPQLPVQLACDLSQLEAMWRCHLDTAEPLQYLVGRCPWRDLEISVAPGVLIPRQETELLVELALELAPSGQGCWADLGTGSGCMALALALAWPSSRGWAVDCSPGALRQAAFNLAAAGVADQVQLLEGSWWQPLSPWWGRFELVVTNPPYIPTAVWAGLEPGVREHEPALALDGGVDGLDALRLIVAGGAAALAPGGLLLMEHHFDQSHAVIDLLNAAGYAEVRAHGDLEGVERFASARWPGSGGDCHDH, from the coding sequence ATGGTGAATGGGCAGCTCGATGGGGAGCAGTTGTTGGCCTGGCGGCGACAGCAACTAGCCCTGGGCGGCAGCCCTGGTGATCTCGACTGGCTGCTGGATCTGGCGGGAGGCCTGCCCTGGCGGGTTCAACAGCAGCTGCGGCTTCAGCCTCAGTTGCCGGTTCAACTGGCCTGTGATCTCAGCCAATTGGAGGCGATGTGGCGCTGCCATCTCGATACAGCCGAGCCGCTTCAATATCTTGTGGGGCGCTGCCCCTGGCGTGACCTGGAAATCAGCGTGGCCCCAGGAGTGCTGATCCCTAGGCAGGAAACGGAATTACTGGTGGAGCTGGCCCTGGAGCTGGCCCCTTCCGGCCAGGGCTGTTGGGCCGATCTCGGCACCGGCTCTGGCTGTATGGCCCTGGCCTTGGCCCTGGCCTGGCCGTCCAGTCGTGGCTGGGCCGTCGACTGCAGTCCAGGGGCTCTTCGCCAGGCGGCCTTCAATCTGGCGGCAGCTGGCGTTGCTGATCAGGTGCAATTGCTGGAGGGCAGTTGGTGGCAGCCGTTGAGCCCCTGGTGGGGACGGTTTGAGCTGGTGGTGACCAATCCCCCCTACATACCGACTGCTGTATGGGCTGGTTTGGAGCCCGGGGTGAGGGAGCATGAGCCGGCCCTTGCCCTCGATGGCGGAGTCGATGGACTCGATGCCCTGCGCTTAATAGTGGCGGGTGGGGCGGCGGCCCTTGCGCCTGGTGGTCTGCTGCTGATGGAGCATCACTTCGACCAGAGCCATGCGGTGATCGATCTACTCAATGCTGCCGGATATGCCGAGGTGCGGGCCCATGGGGATCTCGAGGGTGTAGAGCGCTTTGCGTCGGCTCGCTGGCCAGGATCGGGCGGGGATTGCCATGACCATTAA
- a CDS encoding DNA-processing protein DprA has product MAIQGLLRSADGAGWNQEQRLWWLLWSGCPGIGAQRLVAIRDNFCGWAAAWGAPLEAFAALAGFGAVGCRQLQRYRDRWGLDPLPRLCQELRGGKGVLVPADPAFPPELLALARPPLRLYWRGKGGLWPLLRRRQAIAVVGTRRPSLHGVAMAEAIGAALAQAGWPVVSGLAEGIDGAAHRGCLSKGGRPVGVLGTPLERVYPRHHQQLQAEVGAGGLLVSELPAGTAVQAGHFAARNRLQVGLARAVVVVECPIRSGALQSATLAMQQELPVWAVPADAGKASAAGSNRLLAQDATVLLEPADLIRQLGPGPLASPDPAAPAAAHGLLRSADPALLEALGHGASLEQLCLMLEQPAASLASRLLALELQGLVRAEPGLCWRPA; this is encoded by the coding sequence ATGGCGATTCAGGGGCTGCTGCGGAGCGCCGATGGCGCCGGTTGGAATCAGGAGCAGCGGCTTTGGTGGCTGCTGTGGTCGGGTTGCCCAGGAATTGGCGCCCAGCGGCTGGTTGCCATTCGGGACAACTTTTGTGGCTGGGCCGCAGCCTGGGGCGCACCGCTCGAGGCCTTTGCTGCCCTTGCCGGTTTTGGTGCGGTGGGCTGCCGCCAGCTGCAGCGTTATCGCGATCGCTGGGGTCTCGATCCCTTGCCCCGTCTCTGCCAAGAGCTGCGCGGCGGCAAGGGGGTGTTGGTGCCGGCTGATCCGGCCTTTCCGCCCGAGTTGCTCGCCTTGGCGCGGCCGCCTCTGCGCCTGTATTGGCGGGGTAAGGGCGGGTTGTGGCCCCTGCTTCGGCGCCGCCAGGCCATTGCGGTTGTGGGCACGCGCCGGCCCTCCCTGCATGGGGTGGCCATGGCTGAGGCGATCGGTGCGGCCCTTGCCCAGGCGGGTTGGCCGGTGGTGAGTGGCCTGGCAGAAGGGATCGACGGAGCCGCCCACCGGGGCTGCTTGTCCAAGGGCGGCCGGCCTGTGGGGGTGTTGGGCACTCCCCTTGAGCGGGTTTATCCAAGGCACCATCAGCAGTTGCAGGCTGAGGTGGGTGCTGGGGGGCTGCTGGTGAGCGAGTTGCCGGCGGGCACTGCGGTGCAGGCAGGTCATTTTGCGGCTCGCAACCGGCTGCAGGTCGGCCTGGCTCGGGCGGTGGTGGTAGTCGAGTGCCCTATACGCAGTGGGGCCCTCCAGTCGGCCACCCTCGCCATGCAGCAGGAGTTGCCGGTCTGGGCCGTGCCGGCTGATGCGGGCAAGGCATCGGCTGCCGGTAGCAATCGTCTGCTCGCCCAAGACGCCACGGTGCTGCTTGAGCCCGCAGATTTAATTCGCCAGCTAGGGCCTGGCCCCCTGGCCTCGCCAGATCCCGCTGCTCCTGCGGCCGCCCACGGGCTACTGCGATCGGCCGATCCCGCGCTGCTAGAAGCCTTGGGGCATGGAGCTTCGCTTGAGCAGCTCTGCCTGATGCTGGAGCAGCCGGCAGCCTCCCTTGCCTCCCGTTTGCTGGCCTTAGAGCTTCAGGGGCTGGTGCGGGCTGAGCCTGGGCTTTGCTGGCGTCCGGCCTAG
- a CDS encoding acyl-CoA thioesterase encodes MWHGAYLAWLEEARVEALAAAGIAYSDLSARGLELPVVSLTIDYKQPLFHGEAVQLWSEVLPRVGLKLPWRSRFVAASGKLAAEARVELVLVESAPGLDQRRLVRRLPADLAAAVATLARGPH; translated from the coding sequence ATGTGGCATGGCGCTTACTTGGCTTGGCTTGAGGAGGCGCGGGTAGAGGCCCTAGCTGCAGCTGGTATCGCCTACAGCGATCTTTCCGCTCGGGGCTTGGAGCTGCCGGTGGTGAGTTTGACCATTGACTACAAGCAGCCCCTGTTTCACGGCGAAGCTGTGCAGCTGTGGAGCGAGGTGCTGCCGCGCGTTGGTCTGAAATTGCCCTGGCGAAGCCGTTTTGTCGCTGCAAGCGGAAAGCTGGCGGCTGAGGCAAGGGTTGAGCTTGTGCTGGTGGAGAGCGCCCCTGGGCTGGATCAGCGCCGGCTGGTGCGCCGCTTGCCCGCGGATCTGGCGGCCGCGGTTGCGACCCTGGCGCGGGGACCGCATTAG
- a CDS encoding universal stress protein → MFRNVLIADSGKGHVEEMVRMLRDIPAVRAARINLLHVVPEQAGESFADQSQKAATIAAEAVQRLGLNPSEVNTIIRQGDTKQTVLKVADELNSDLIVMGSRGMGRLQSILSNSASQYVFQLSTRPMLLVRDDLYIRHINRVMVAIDGTGVGDDALKLACELVREIPGGSLTGVHVTRQDITPSRGGKSPADEVLEKASQRARSYGVELKAVHLSGDVGRRVCAAAEDLKADLLVIASQDRRPVVARGLVDIDRLLGSSVSDYIRVHAPAPVLLVREPEGRR, encoded by the coding sequence GTGTTTCGCAACGTTCTAATCGCCGATTCCGGCAAAGGCCACGTGGAAGAGATGGTGCGCATGCTGCGCGACATCCCGGCGGTGCGTGCGGCCCGCATCAACCTGCTGCACGTGGTGCCTGAGCAGGCTGGTGAGAGCTTCGCGGACCAATCCCAAAAAGCGGCGACTATCGCCGCCGAAGCCGTGCAGCGGCTCGGGCTCAACCCCAGCGAGGTGAACACAATCATTCGCCAGGGAGACACCAAGCAAACGGTGCTGAAGGTGGCCGACGAACTCAACAGCGACCTGATCGTGATGGGCTCCAGAGGCATGGGTCGCCTTCAATCGATCCTTAGCAACAGCGCCAGCCAATACGTATTCCAGCTGTCGACCAGGCCGATGCTGCTGGTGCGCGACGACCTTTACATCCGCCACATCAACCGGGTGATGGTTGCCATCGATGGCACCGGGGTCGGAGACGACGCCCTGAAACTGGCCTGCGAGCTTGTGCGGGAGATTCCTGGCGGCAGCCTCACCGGCGTGCACGTAACCCGCCAAGACATCACCCCTTCTCGGGGCGGCAAATCCCCAGCCGATGAAGTACTCGAGAAAGCAAGCCAGCGAGCCCGTAGCTACGGAGTGGAGCTCAAGGCAGTGCACCTCAGCGGCGATGTCGGCCGCAGAGTATGCGCCGCCGCTGAGGATCTCAAAGCCGACCTGCTGGTGATCGCTTCCCAGGATCGGCGCCCGGTGGTTGCTCGCGGCCTCGTCGACATCGACCGGCTACTGGGCAGCTCGGTGAGCGACTACATCCGCGTTCACGCCCCAGCCCCTGTGTTGCTGGTGCGGGAGCCTGAAGGGAGGCGCTAG
- the psbM gene encoding photosystem II reaction center protein PsbM, translating into METNDLGFVASLLFVLVPAVFLIILYIQTNSRQGG; encoded by the coding sequence ATGGAAACCAACGATCTCGGCTTTGTTGCCAGCCTTTTGTTCGTGTTGGTTCCCGCGGTCTTTTTGATCATTCTTTACATCCAAACCAACAGCCGCCAGGGGGGCTAG
- a CDS encoding 2Fe-2S iron-sulfur cluster-binding protein, with translation MPVIRFVREGRDIECYPGENLREVALREGIQLYGLKGALGNCGGCGQCITCFVAIPEGTAAQVLSARTPVEDQKLRRRPQTWRLACQTMVQQSVLVLTRPQVGMADQENLVAEAQTKPLPSGPTAWPAPPAQEGDEDLEDGAEGPSEGEEQAPTATSGEAS, from the coding sequence ATGCCCGTGATCCGATTTGTTCGCGAGGGCCGCGACATTGAGTGCTACCCCGGCGAAAACCTGCGAGAAGTGGCTTTGCGGGAGGGCATTCAGCTCTATGGGCTCAAGGGTGCCCTAGGCAATTGCGGCGGCTGCGGCCAGTGCATCACCTGCTTTGTGGCCATTCCGGAGGGCACCGCTGCCCAGGTGCTGAGCGCCCGCACCCCCGTGGAAGACCAAAAACTGCGCCGGCGCCCCCAAACCTGGCGGCTTGCCTGTCAAACCATGGTTCAGCAGTCTGTTTTGGTTTTGACTCGGCCCCAAGTGGGCATGGCCGACCAGGAAAATTTGGTGGCGGAGGCCCAGACCAAGCCCCTGCCCAGCGGCCCCACAGCCTGGCCTGCCCCTCCGGCGCAGGAAGGCGACGAGGATTTAGAGGATGGGGCTGAAGGCCCCAGCGAGGGTGAAGAACAGGCGCCAACCGCAACGAGCGGTGAAGCCTCCTGA